From Nicotiana tabacum cultivar K326 chromosome 22, ASM71507v2, whole genome shotgun sequence, one genomic window encodes:
- the LOC107806919 gene encoding uncharacterized protein LOC107806919 isoform X1, with protein MVGLVESWCFCNGGGKSEKMKGTIFSSKGPAMALIGASGTGFLIHRNLLLTTHVILPSVAAAEAAEIRLQNGVAACLFPHRFFITSSILDLTIVGLDVMDGDANANVQQPRYLKTCSKPNLELGNVIYLLGYSEKKELTVGEGKVVIATDNLIKLSTDGITWRPGSAGFDVHGNLAFMVCDPMKLATSPNSKSSSTSPSPLSSWKDCPMQFGIPLPIICDWLNQHWEGSLDDFNKPKLPLIRLMSSGQKSEHSCASFTMRRVFKSTEAENEGTPSSSNRMSRPREDPGPSCSAVATNLEEEAVTTDPHAITHVQGIPTPEIFESRKLTSTPARKKESSTQIQLLDINFPPRIIKTAESPLPARKILSNSDDNFINKAREEKSSDAEISSTGSVNGAQSEAQSSSSLIEVLEALNEHSSDGETTMYSAETAESRNYPSPKGGRFQQVGRSQSCVNYNRWGPASKNSAARRATQEQKRSTMQGRKVYSQGATSQRSNDYYSPTVASIMKKRNNLELQTRPRLSAGNSSPRWNF; from the exons ATGGTGGGTTTAGTAGAATCTTGGTGTTTTTGTAATGGGGGTGGCAAGTCTGAGAAAATGAAAGGTACCATTTTTTCAAGCAAAGGTCCTGCTATGGCTCTTATAGGTGCAAGTGGCACTGGTTTCTTGATCCACCGGAATCTGCTGCTTACAACACATGTTATTCTTCCTTCTGTGGCTGCTGCTGAAGCTGCTGAGATCCGCCTCCAAAATGGTGTAGCTGCTTGCCTTTTTCCCCACAG gttCTTTATTACCAGCTCGATACTGGATCTGACTATAGTGGGCCTTGATGTCATGGATGGAGACGCAAATGCAAATGTTCAGCAACCTCGCTACCTGAAAACTTGTTCCAAACCAAATCTGGAGCTGGGTAATGTCATTTATCTGTTAGGTTATAGCGAGAAAAAGGAGTTGACAGTTGGCGAAGGAAAAGTGGTAATAGCCACTGACAATCTTATAAAGCTGTCAACTGATGGAATAACTTGGAGGCCGGGTTCTGCTGGTTTTGATGTTCATGGCAATCTAGCCTTTATGGTATGTGATCCTATGAAGCTAGCAACATCTCCTAACTCAAAATCCTCGTCAACTTCTCCGTCCCCATTATCATCATGGAAAGACTGTCCTATGCAATTTGGCATACCGTTACCTATCATATGCGACTGGTTGAACCAACACTGGGAAGGAAGCCTTGATGACTTCAACAAACCCAAGTTACCGCTAATTCGGCTGATGTCTTCTGGTCAAAAGAGTGAGCATTCTTGTGCCTCCTTCACGATGCGACGTGTTTTTAAGTCAACTGAAGCTGAAAATGAAGGGACACCATCATCTTCGAACCGAATGTCGAGACCTAGAGAGGATCCGGGACCAAGCTGTTCTGCTGTTGCCACTAATTTGGAAGAGGAAGCAGTAACTACTGATCCACATGCTATCACTCATGTCCAGGGAATTCCAACTCCTGAAATTTTTGAGTCGCGAAAGTTAACTTCAACACCAGCTAGGAAGAAGGAAAGTAGTACTCAAATCCAGCTTTTGGATATTAATTTTCCACCACGGATTATTAAAACTGCTGAGTCACCACTGCCTGCCCGAAAGATCTTATCCAACTCTGATGATAATTTTATCAATAAAGCGAGAGAAGAAAAATCTAGTGATGCTGAGATTTCCTCGACTGGATCTGTTAATGGGGCCCAGAGTGAGGCTCAATCAAGTTCCTCTCTCATAGAAGTATTGGAAGCTCTAAATGAACACAGTAGCGATGGAGAGACGACAATGTACTCTGCAGAAACTGCTGAAAGCCGAAACTATCCAAGTCCTAAAGGAGGAAGGTTTCAACAAGTAGGAAGAAGCCAAAGTTGTGTTAACTACAATAGATGGGGGCCGGCTTCAAAAAATTCAGCAGCTCGTAGGGCAACGCAAGAACAGAAGAGGAGCACTATGCAAGGAAGAAAGGTCTATTCACAAGGGGCAACTTCTCAAAGGAGTAACGACTATTACAGCCCGACAGTAGCTTCCATCATGAAGAAACGGAACAACTTGGAGCTGCAAACCAGACCCCGTCTAAGTGCAGGAAATTCATCGCCGAGATGGAATTTCTGA
- the LOC107806919 gene encoding uncharacterized protein LOC107806919 isoform X2, giving the protein MMFFITSSILDLTIVGLDVMDGDANANVQQPRYLKTCSKPNLELGNVIYLLGYSEKKELTVGEGKVVIATDNLIKLSTDGITWRPGSAGFDVHGNLAFMVCDPMKLATSPNSKSSSTSPSPLSSWKDCPMQFGIPLPIICDWLNQHWEGSLDDFNKPKLPLIRLMSSGQKSEHSCASFTMRRVFKSTEAENEGTPSSSNRMSRPREDPGPSCSAVATNLEEEAVTTDPHAITHVQGIPTPEIFESRKLTSTPARKKESSTQIQLLDINFPPRIIKTAESPLPARKILSNSDDNFINKAREEKSSDAEISSTGSVNGAQSEAQSSSSLIEVLEALNEHSSDGETTMYSAETAESRNYPSPKGGRFQQVGRSQSCVNYNRWGPASKNSAARRATQEQKRSTMQGRKVYSQGATSQRSNDYYSPTVASIMKKRNNLELQTRPRLSAGNSSPRWNF; this is encoded by the exons ATGAT gttCTTTATTACCAGCTCGATACTGGATCTGACTATAGTGGGCCTTGATGTCATGGATGGAGACGCAAATGCAAATGTTCAGCAACCTCGCTACCTGAAAACTTGTTCCAAACCAAATCTGGAGCTGGGTAATGTCATTTATCTGTTAGGTTATAGCGAGAAAAAGGAGTTGACAGTTGGCGAAGGAAAAGTGGTAATAGCCACTGACAATCTTATAAAGCTGTCAACTGATGGAATAACTTGGAGGCCGGGTTCTGCTGGTTTTGATGTTCATGGCAATCTAGCCTTTATGGTATGTGATCCTATGAAGCTAGCAACATCTCCTAACTCAAAATCCTCGTCAACTTCTCCGTCCCCATTATCATCATGGAAAGACTGTCCTATGCAATTTGGCATACCGTTACCTATCATATGCGACTGGTTGAACCAACACTGGGAAGGAAGCCTTGATGACTTCAACAAACCCAAGTTACCGCTAATTCGGCTGATGTCTTCTGGTCAAAAGAGTGAGCATTCTTGTGCCTCCTTCACGATGCGACGTGTTTTTAAGTCAACTGAAGCTGAAAATGAAGGGACACCATCATCTTCGAACCGAATGTCGAGACCTAGAGAGGATCCGGGACCAAGCTGTTCTGCTGTTGCCACTAATTTGGAAGAGGAAGCAGTAACTACTGATCCACATGCTATCACTCATGTCCAGGGAATTCCAACTCCTGAAATTTTTGAGTCGCGAAAGTTAACTTCAACACCAGCTAGGAAGAAGGAAAGTAGTACTCAAATCCAGCTTTTGGATATTAATTTTCCACCACGGATTATTAAAACTGCTGAGTCACCACTGCCTGCCCGAAAGATCTTATCCAACTCTGATGATAATTTTATCAATAAAGCGAGAGAAGAAAAATCTAGTGATGCTGAGATTTCCTCGACTGGATCTGTTAATGGGGCCCAGAGTGAGGCTCAATCAAGTTCCTCTCTCATAGAAGTATTGGAAGCTCTAAATGAACACAGTAGCGATGGAGAGACGACAATGTACTCTGCAGAAACTGCTGAAAGCCGAAACTATCCAAGTCCTAAAGGAGGAAGGTTTCAACAAGTAGGAAGAAGCCAAAGTTGTGTTAACTACAATAGATGGGGGCCGGCTTCAAAAAATTCAGCAGCTCGTAGGGCAACGCAAGAACAGAAGAGGAGCACTATGCAAGGAAGAAAGGTCTATTCACAAGGGGCAACTTCTCAAAGGAGTAACGACTATTACAGCCCGACAGTAGCTTCCATCATGAAGAAACGGAACAACTTGGAGCTGCAAACCAGACCCCGTCTAAGTGCAGGAAATTCATCGCCGAGATGGAATTTCTGA
- the LOC107806917 gene encoding FHA domain-containing protein FHA2 codes for MGSSSGSDVEAGFAKLQGEDFEYYMQTYSIILGRNSKKSTVDVDLSSLGGGMNISRHHARIFYDFQRRRFNLEVLGKNGCFVEGVLHLPGNPPIKLDSQDLLQIGDKEFYFLLPVRSILGGGPLIGPKQHVNLNSNYPVAAHYGGVGKKGGLFRGREMEYYDEEEYDDDDDDDDDDDDDDTGGKKMRRGDGAEGGGGYGYGSCGSSGKASISGQLDKKTDGRLRVDRDADNQQLMQLEEKDVVSSVANVLSDLCGPGEWMPMEKLHAELVEHYGNTWHHSRVRRYLTSEDYPSPEAKTKPWYGLLMLLRKYPEHFVINTRSKGRVTLEFVSLVSLLS; via the exons ATGGGAAGCAGCAGCGGTAGCGACGTAGAAGCAGGATTCGCGAAGCTACAAGGAGAAGATTTCGAGTATTACATGCAAACGTACTCCATAATCCTCGGCCGGAACTCCAAAAAATCAACGGTCGACGTCGACTTATCATCTCTCGGCGGGGGGATGAACATCTCCCGTCACCACGCTCGCATTTTTTACGACTTCCAACGACGCCGTTTTAACCTCGAAGTATTAGGCAAAAACGGGTGCTTTGTCGAAGGTGTGCTTCACTTGCCCGGTAACCCGCCGATCAAATTAGATTCACAAGACTTACTTCAGATCGGAGATAAAGAGTTTTATTTCCTCCTTCCCGTTCGTAGTATCCTTGGTGGCGGGCCGCTTATTGGGCCTAAACAACACGTGAATTTGAATTCGAATTATCCAGTGGCGGCCCATTATGGTGGGGTAGGGAAAAAGGGGGGATTGTTTAGAGGGAGGGAGATGGAGTATTATGACGAGgaggaatatgatgatgatgatgatgatgatgatgatgatgatgatgatgatactgGAGGCAAGAAGATGAGGAGGGGTGATGGAGCTGAGGGTGGTGGTGGTTATGGGTATGGTTCTTGTGGTTCCAGTGGAAAAGCTTCAATTTCCGGGCAATTAG ATAAGAAGACAGATGGAAGATTACGTGTTGACAGAGATGCTGACAATCAGCAGCTCATGCAGTTAGAAGAAAAGGATGTTGTGTCATCTGTAGCTAATGTGCTTTCTGATCTCTGTGGTCCAGGAGAATGGATGCCAATGGAGAAGCTTCATGCTGAG TTGGTTGAACACTATGGCAATACGTGGCACCATAGTCGTGTGAGGAGATATCTGACATCAGAGGACTATCCCAGCCCAGAAGCCAAAACGAAGCCATGGTATGGATTGTTGATGCTGTTAAGGAAATATCCGGAGCATTTTGTCATCAATACGCGGTCCAAGGGACGGGTAACTTTGGAGTTTGTTTCTCTTGTCTCACTGCTTTCTTGA